The uncultured Cohaesibacter sp. genome window below encodes:
- a CDS encoding PfkB family carbohydrate kinase: MTLPKNKASLLGIGDNVVDFYKDRSEFFPGGNALNVAVLAKRFGLQKAGYIGLVGNDVEGEHVIKSLKAEGIWIDRMRQACGENGKAVVHLDEKGDRVFLGSNKGGIQRQLTLRMEEVDLQAVEEHGCVHTSVFSYLENELPKIRERANAVSFDFSSHLGMDYVKSVAPYITMAFFSGSKLDDQGIDDLIATVAGLGVETVGVTRGSDGAFWQVAGKRYRQGIKPVEVTDTLGAGDSFIAAYISGILMGHSVEESLDEAASFAADTCTRFGAFGHPYKVEEA; the protein is encoded by the coding sequence ATGACCCTCCCCAAGAACAAGGCATCCCTGCTTGGCATCGGTGACAACGTCGTCGATTTCTACAAAGACCGTAGTGAATTCTTCCCCGGCGGGAATGCTCTCAACGTTGCTGTTCTGGCCAAGCGGTTTGGCCTTCAGAAAGCCGGCTATATCGGCCTTGTCGGCAATGACGTCGAAGGCGAGCATGTCATCAAGAGCCTTAAGGCAGAAGGCATCTGGATCGACCGCATGCGTCAGGCCTGTGGCGAAAACGGCAAGGCTGTTGTGCATCTTGATGAAAAGGGCGACCGGGTTTTTCTAGGCTCCAACAAGGGTGGCATCCAGCGCCAGCTGACCCTGCGCATGGAGGAAGTCGACCTTCAGGCCGTCGAAGAGCATGGCTGCGTCCACACCTCGGTGTTCAGCTATCTTGAAAACGAATTGCCGAAAATCCGCGAACGCGCCAATGCCGTATCCTTCGATTTCTCGTCTCATCTCGGCATGGACTATGTCAAAAGCGTCGCCCCCTATATCACGATGGCCTTTTTCTCCGGCTCGAAACTCGACGATCAGGGCATTGATGATCTGATTGCCACCGTTGCTGGCCTCGGCGTTGAGACCGTCGGCGTGACCCGCGGATCAGACGGCGCCTTCTGGCAGGTGGCTGGCAAACGCTATCGTCAGGGCATCAAGCCGGTGGAAGTCACCGATACGCTCGGTGCAGGCGATTCCTTCATCGCGGCCTATATCAGTGGCATTCTCATGGGGCATTCCGTCGAGGAATCCCTTGATGAAGCAGCCAGCTTTGCCGCAGACACCTGCACGCGGTTTGGCGCGTTCGGTCATCCCTACAAGGTTGAAGAAGCCTGA
- a CDS encoding AraC family transcriptional regulator: MPEDQAGRPDLLRRLQLMALSCLSGRTEPIVREEILAGVELFAATSTQPTMSELYAPMASIVIQGTMEVTIGQTVLHYDPGSCFIGSIDLPITSRITSASPEQPYLALNLMLEQDSLADLIAEAIDLEPEQGKCYALGPASLDLLDACARLLKLPASPEDLPVMGPLIRREILYRLLRGPQGGAIHQIVLSDPRIQQIRRALNWIRTNLDKSVPIEDMASCAGMSQPSFRRHFRTATGMSPLQYQKTLRLQAARRSILAGAEVSRAAFAVGYESPSQFSREYSRMFGVPPSRDASRDHRSPAQSQREAVADPASRAALCH; this comes from the coding sequence ATGCCTGAAGACCAAGCCGGGCGACCGGATCTGTTGCGCCGCCTGCAGCTGATGGCGCTGTCCTGTCTCTCCGGCAGGACCGAACCCATCGTGCGCGAGGAGATCCTTGCCGGTGTCGAGCTCTTTGCTGCCACATCCACCCAGCCAACGATGTCCGAACTCTATGCTCCCATGGCAAGCATTGTGATTCAGGGCACCATGGAGGTGACCATCGGGCAGACTGTGCTACATTATGATCCGGGGTCCTGTTTCATCGGCTCGATCGACCTGCCAATCACCAGCCGCATCACGTCCGCCAGCCCTGAGCAGCCTTATCTGGCGCTCAACCTGATGCTGGAACAGGACAGTCTGGCGGACCTCATTGCCGAAGCCATCGATCTGGAACCGGAACAGGGCAAATGCTATGCCCTTGGCCCAGCCTCGCTTGACCTGCTCGATGCCTGCGCTCGCCTGCTCAAACTGCCAGCCAGCCCGGAAGACCTTCCGGTCATGGGTCCCCTGATCCGGCGCGAGATACTCTATCGCCTGTTGCGCGGCCCGCAAGGCGGGGCCATCCATCAGATTGTGCTGTCTGATCCAAGGATCCAGCAGATCCGGCGCGCCCTCAACTGGATCCGCACCAACCTCGACAAGAGCGTGCCGATCGAGGACATGGCCAGCTGTGCCGGGATGAGCCAACCGTCCTTCCGGCGTCACTTTCGCACGGCAACGGGCATGAGCCCGTTGCAATATCAAAAGACCCTGCGCCTGCAGGCCGCCCGCCGGTCCATCCTGGCCGGTGCCGAGGTGAGCCGCGCCGCCTTTGCGGTGGGCTATGAAAGCCCGTCCCAGTTCAGTCGGGAGTATTCCCGCATGTTCGGTGTGCCGCCGTCCCGGGATGCCAGCAGGGATCATCGCTCCCCGGCGCAATCACAGAGGGAAGCTGTCGCCGATCCGGCTTCCCGTGCTGCCTTGTGTCACTGA
- a CDS encoding SIS domain-containing protein: MNDQVKNYGLDEAIAAVAARGTISEIYFVACGGSYALLQEGQYVVDREAKAIASYGYSSAEFLARAPVRLGKTSLVITCSHSGNTPETVAATEYARKAGALTISLTNLADSPLDKATENTVFYEWDPLSVTSKHNSVMLLLLVFGILNKLEGNSKFDLVSKAVPGLHEKGEALKAKYAAAAAEFGESHKREPVIYTMASGSNHSTAYAFAICLLQEMQWVHSACIHSGEYFHGPFEITDFDTPIIILKGLGNARKMDERALAFAEKYSKRLSVLDAADFGLEALAGDAAEYLTPIMFNLVLRLYAVELGDRRGHPLTVRRYMWRMEY, translated from the coding sequence ATGAACGATCAAGTCAAGAACTACGGTTTGGATGAAGCTATCGCTGCAGTGGCTGCGCGTGGCACCATCTCCGAAATTTATTTTGTTGCATGTGGCGGATCCTATGCCCTCCTGCAGGAAGGGCAATATGTGGTAGACCGTGAGGCCAAGGCGATTGCCTCCTATGGCTACAGCTCGGCAGAATTTCTGGCGCGCGCTCCCGTGCGTCTTGGCAAGACCTCGCTCGTCATCACCTGCTCCCATTCGGGCAACACCCCGGAAACCGTTGCTGCCACCGAATATGCCCGCAAGGCAGGTGCACTGACCATTTCCCTGACCAATCTGGCAGACTCGCCGCTGGACAAGGCAACCGAGAACACCGTTTTCTACGAATGGGATCCACTTTCGGTAACCAGCAAGCACAATTCGGTCATGCTGCTGCTGCTGGTTTTTGGCATCCTCAACAAGCTGGAAGGCAACAGCAAGTTTGATCTGGTCAGCAAGGCTGTGCCCGGGCTGCACGAAAAGGGCGAGGCGCTCAAGGCGAAATATGCTGCTGCTGCTGCCGAGTTCGGCGAAAGCCACAAGCGCGAACCGGTCATCTACACGATGGCATCGGGTTCCAACCACTCGACCGCATATGCCTTCGCCATCTGCCTGTTGCAGGAAATGCAGTGGGTCCATTCAGCTTGCATCCATTCTGGCGAATATTTCCATGGTCCGTTTGAAATCACCGATTTCGATACGCCGATCATCATTCTCAAGGGCCTTGGCAACGCACGCAAGATGGACGAGCGCGCCCTTGCCTTCGCCGAGAAATATTCCAAGCGTCTGTCTGTGCTCGACGCTGCCGATTTCGGCCTTGAAGCCCTGGCTGGCGATGCTGCCGAATATCTGACCCCAATCATGTTCAATCTCGTATTGCGCCTCTATGCCGTCGAGCTTGGTGATCGCCGTGGCCATCCATTGACCGTCCGTCGCTACATGTGGCGCATGGAATACTGA
- a CDS encoding tannase/feruloyl esterase family alpha/beta hydrolase produces MPVRFLGLSLLLMSGTALPSMARADDMANKCEALAGVAIRNVRIDTASLQQAGELPADPNSAMTGGSPRALAVGTHCLVEGKIEDRAGVGGQYGIRFQFRAPVDWNGRFLFQGGGGMDGFIAPAIGSVPVNTTTATPALARGYAVISMDGGHNGYDAAFAQDQQARLDLGFAAIGKVTNVAKDLIDEFYGRQPDQSVFMGCSNGGREALMAAQRFPLEFDGVVAGNPGFHLSHAPLAELWDVKQLMAIAPELNGEKILAKALTQDDLDLVSRAVLDACDDQDGLKDGLINAYKSCKFDLESLRGTLEDKKLDALKRVMAGPVDAEGNSVYSDWPVDAGINAAGWRAWKLGTSENGQSNALNVVLGLASFSQLFMTPPTPSVDLAKLDFGKAEQAVREVGGYFDANSTFMTTYANHGGKLLVFHGMSDPVFSASDLMTWYEKAEANTGDTEFSRLFMVPGMTHCGGGPAMDDFDPLTVMEKWMDSNKAPEQMAATGKSFEGTTQPICAYPKEAHYKGGDKTSIDSYSCQ; encoded by the coding sequence ATGCCTGTGCGTTTTCTTGGTCTTTCCCTTTTGCTGATGAGTGGCACTGCGCTTCCTTCGATGGCGCGGGCAGATGACATGGCAAACAAATGCGAAGCCCTCGCCGGAGTGGCAATTCGCAATGTCCGGATCGACACAGCCTCCCTTCAGCAGGCAGGCGAATTGCCTGCCGACCCCAATTCGGCAATGACCGGCGGCTCGCCGCGCGCCCTTGCCGTTGGCACCCACTGTCTCGTCGAAGGCAAGATCGAGGATCGTGCCGGCGTTGGCGGGCAATATGGCATCCGTTTCCAGTTCCGCGCTCCGGTGGACTGGAATGGCCGCTTCCTGTTCCAGGGCGGTGGCGGCATGGATGGCTTCATCGCCCCGGCGATCGGCTCCGTGCCGGTCAATACCACCACGGCAACGCCAGCCCTTGCCCGCGGCTATGCGGTCATCAGCATGGACGGTGGCCACAACGGCTATGACGCCGCCTTTGCCCAGGACCAGCAGGCCCGGCTTGACCTCGGCTTTGCGGCCATCGGCAAGGTGACCAACGTGGCAAAGGATCTGATCGACGAATTCTATGGCAGACAGCCAGACCAGTCGGTCTTCATGGGATGCTCGAATGGTGGCCGTGAAGCCCTGATGGCAGCCCAACGCTTCCCACTGGAATTTGATGGTGTGGTTGCTGGCAACCCCGGTTTCCATCTCTCCCATGCGCCGCTGGCGGAACTGTGGGATGTGAAGCAACTGATGGCCATTGCACCAGAATTGAATGGCGAGAAAATTCTGGCCAAGGCCCTGACGCAGGACGATCTCGATCTGGTTTCCCGGGCGGTGCTCGATGCGTGCGACGATCAGGATGGTCTCAAGGATGGTCTGATCAACGCCTACAAAAGCTGCAAATTCGATCTGGAAAGCCTGCGAGGCACGCTGGAAGACAAGAAACTCGATGCCCTGAAGCGCGTCATGGCCGGGCCGGTGGATGCCGAAGGCAACTCCGTTTACAGCGACTGGCCGGTCGACGCCGGGATCAATGCGGCAGGCTGGCGCGCCTGGAAACTGGGGACATCGGAGAATGGCCAATCCAACGCCCTCAACGTTGTTCTGGGGCTTGCGTCCTTCTCGCAGCTGTTCATGACGCCGCCAACCCCGAGTGTTGATCTGGCAAAGCTGGATTTCGGCAAGGCGGAGCAAGCGGTTCGTGAAGTCGGCGGCTATTTCGACGCCAACTCGACCTTCATGACCACCTATGCCAATCATGGCGGCAAGCTTCTGGTCTTCCACGGCATGTCCGACCCGGTCTTTTCGGCCAGCGACCTGATGACCTGGTATGAAAAGGCTGAGGCCAACACCGGCGATACGGAGTTCTCCCGCCTGTTCATGGTTCCCGGCATGACTCACTGTGGCGGCGGCCCGGCTATGGATGACTTCGATCCGTTGACGGTCATGGAAAAATGGATGGACAGCAACAAAGCACCCGAGCAGATGGCAGCGACCGGCAAGAGCTTTGAAGGCACGACCCAACCGATTTGCGCATATCCCAAGGAAGCTCACTATAAGGGCGGCGATAAAACCAGCATTGACAGCTACAGCTGCCAATAA
- a CDS encoding ABC transporter substrate-binding protein encodes MSGLVVSLLVAPANAADGNPYGLIDPTTIMVGTMSDAKPYAFVTADGTFSGFDVEFFQDIAKRLGFEKDKVVFVGQDFAALIPSVANGRFDVAVGAIGTTAKRKEVADFTDGYLAGFLSVLTADESLTTIESLKDKRLGIVQGTLQDDYAQKHFPDAQLVRFPDNNSAVAAMNNGMIDAHFLDYEAAKQFGVNFPSLKVMQNYASFDAPAGFVVRKGNPKLLEALNEKIHEAMQDGTWKELHSKWFPGSPMPEQYLPKN; translated from the coding sequence ATGTCAGGTCTCGTTGTATCTCTTCTCGTAGCTCCCGCCAATGCTGCAGATGGAAATCCATACGGTCTTATTGATCCGACCACCATCATGGTTGGTACGATGTCAGACGCAAAGCCATATGCCTTTGTTACCGCTGACGGCACCTTCTCCGGTTTCGACGTGGAATTCTTCCAGGACATCGCCAAACGCCTCGGCTTCGAAAAAGACAAGGTTGTCTTCGTCGGTCAGGACTTTGCTGCCCTCATCCCTTCCGTTGCCAACGGCCGGTTTGACGTTGCCGTTGGCGCCATCGGCACCACTGCAAAACGCAAGGAAGTCGCTGACTTCACCGATGGCTATCTGGCCGGTTTCCTCTCGGTTTTGACCGCTGACGAATCCCTGACCACCATCGAGAGCCTGAAAGACAAGCGCCTCGGTATTGTGCAGGGCACGCTGCAGGACGACTACGCCCAGAAGCATTTCCCGGATGCCCAGCTGGTCCGCTTCCCGGACAACAACAGTGCTGTTGCAGCCATGAACAACGGCATGATCGATGCCCACTTCCTCGACTATGAAGCTGCCAAGCAGTTCGGCGTCAACTTCCCGAGCCTGAAAGTCATGCAGAACTATGCATCCTTCGATGCACCTGCCGGCTTTGTCGTCCGCAAGGGCAATCCGAAGCTTCTCGAAGCCCTCAACGAGAAGATTCATGAAGCCATGCAGGATGGCACCTGGAAGGAACTGCACTCCAAATGGTTCCCGGGCAGCCCGATGCCTGAGCAGTATCTGCCAAAGAACTGA
- a CDS encoding Gfo/Idh/MocA family oxidoreductase — protein sequence MSSKPVRVGFIGLNPDSNWAFMAHVPALKSLGDRFEIVGVANSSAQSAERTAKALGLKHAFQTPDALVASDEVDLVAVTVKVPYHFELVSKALNAGKHVYCEWPLGNGVEEARKLAALAEEKGVVAVAGTQARAAHEILHLKKLIADGYVGRVLSTTLVGTGGNWANQTSSALYYLFDKTNGATMQDIPMAHTLAAVKDVLGDFGDLDGRFISNFKTVKVTDTGEERPKTAADQVMVHGEMASGAAFSLHYRGGTNRGTNLLWEINGTEGDIQVTAGLGHAQMVQLTVRGARGEDKELAELMPDASVYEGQPDFPGARNVAGIYALLADDIQNGTRTAPTFGDALALHEILDRIEKSAEAKG from the coding sequence ATGTCTAGCAAACCTGTTCGTGTCGGCTTCATTGGATTGAACCCGGATAGCAACTGGGCCTTCATGGCGCATGTGCCCGCCCTCAAGTCGCTGGGCGATCGCTTCGAAATCGTCGGCGTTGCAAACAGTTCAGCCCAGAGTGCCGAACGCACTGCCAAGGCGCTCGGCCTCAAGCATGCCTTTCAAACACCTGATGCGCTGGTCGCTTCCGACGAGGTGGATCTGGTGGCCGTCACCGTCAAGGTGCCTTACCATTTCGAGCTTGTCTCCAAGGCTCTCAACGCCGGAAAGCACGTCTATTGCGAATGGCCACTTGGCAACGGTGTTGAGGAAGCCCGCAAGCTTGCCGCGCTCGCCGAAGAAAAGGGCGTCGTTGCCGTTGCCGGCACACAGGCCCGTGCAGCGCACGAGATCCTGCATCTCAAAAAGCTGATCGCCGACGGCTATGTTGGCAGGGTGCTGTCCACCACACTGGTGGGCACGGGTGGCAACTGGGCCAACCAGACCAGCTCCGCCCTCTACTATCTGTTCGACAAGACCAATGGGGCCACCATGCAGGACATCCCCATGGCGCACACGTTGGCTGCCGTCAAGGATGTGCTGGGCGATTTCGGCGACCTCGATGGCCGCTTCATCAGCAACTTCAAGACCGTGAAGGTAACCGATACCGGTGAGGAAAGGCCCAAGACTGCTGCCGATCAGGTCATGGTTCACGGTGAGATGGCAAGCGGAGCCGCCTTCTCCCTGCATTATCGGGGTGGCACCAACCGGGGTACCAACCTGCTCTGGGAAATCAATGGTACTGAAGGGGACATTCAGGTCACCGCAGGTCTCGGTCATGCCCAGATGGTCCAACTGACCGTGCGGGGTGCGCGTGGCGAGGACAAGGAGCTCGCAGAGCTGATGCCGGACGCCTCGGTCTATGAAGGGCAGCCGGACTTTCCTGGAGCCCGCAATGTTGCCGGTATCTACGCTCTTCTTGCTGACGACATCCAGAATGGCACCCGCACGGCGCCGACCTTCGGTGATGCGCTTGCATTGCACGAAATTCTGGACCGGATCGAGAAATCCGCCGAAGCCAAGGGCTGA
- a CDS encoding LacI family DNA-binding transcriptional regulator produces MEKKNLQSSSVTVADVARHANVSKSTAARVLGGYGVTSEKVRERVQASAKALKYRANELARSMTTGKSKTIGVVVGDIENSFFGIAVRSITDVLNAHGFNVILANSDENFDVEREAVNVLVGKQVDGLIVAPANRYEIAHLENLKSLKCAMVLFDREIPSLNVDTVVSDDAEAAANATAQFIDAGHKRLAFVTATQKERRSDDGEWLIPTSSVGRRIEGFLSACSHAGLKKEDCIVVLNTDPDKGLAPDISSLLDQPERPTAILASDSHVALEIFKQAQERNIELPGELSLIAFHNADWTEVTRPTISVIDQPVSEMGRWSAEQLIKRIEGSTEPALSHVIKMKIINRQSVVPPK; encoded by the coding sequence ATGGAAAAAAAGAATCTTCAGTCCTCATCCGTAACCGTGGCCGATGTTGCCCGGCACGCCAATGTTTCAAAGTCGACCGCAGCGCGCGTGCTCGGCGGCTATGGCGTGACCAGCGAAAAGGTTCGCGAACGCGTGCAGGCCTCTGCCAAGGCATTGAAATATAGGGCAAATGAGCTTGCCAGGTCGATGACCACCGGCAAGTCGAAGACCATCGGTGTTGTCGTGGGCGATATCGAGAACTCCTTCTTCGGCATCGCAGTGCGCAGCATCACCGACGTTTTGAACGCCCATGGCTTCAATGTGATCCTTGCCAATTCCGACGAAAATTTCGATGTGGAACGTGAAGCTGTGAATGTTCTGGTGGGAAAACAGGTGGATGGACTAATCGTCGCACCCGCCAACCGCTATGAAATCGCCCACCTCGAGAATCTCAAGTCGCTCAAATGTGCCATGGTGCTGTTTGACCGTGAGATCCCAAGCCTGAATGTGGATACGGTCGTCAGCGACGATGCGGAGGCTGCGGCGAACGCCACGGCACAGTTCATCGATGCCGGTCACAAACGGCTGGCCTTCGTTACGGCCACCCAGAAAGAGCGGCGGAGTGACGACGGGGAATGGCTGATTCCGACATCTTCTGTCGGTCGCCGTATCGAGGGGTTCCTCTCGGCCTGTTCCCATGCCGGACTGAAGAAGGAAGACTGCATAGTTGTTCTCAACACCGATCCGGACAAGGGGCTGGCACCCGATATCAGCAGCCTGCTCGATCAGCCCGAAAGGCCTACTGCTATTCTTGCGTCGGACAGTCACGTCGCGCTCGAAATCTTCAAACAGGCGCAGGAACGCAACATCGAACTGCCCGGCGAGCTGTCGCTGATTGCCTTCCACAACGCCGACTGGACCGAAGTGACCCGGCCGACAATTTCGGTGATCGACCAGCCGGTTTCCGAAATGGGACGCTGGAGTGCCGAGCAGCTCATCAAGCGGATCGAAGGCAGCACCGAACCGGCACTCAGCCACGTCATCAAGATGAAGATCATCAACCGGCAGTCCGTCGTTCCCCCGAAGTGA
- a CDS encoding amino acid ABC transporter permease/ATP-binding protein, with translation MDWLETLRRSFLDFDAMASVLPSMFYIGLKNTLILAAFSTFFGVLIGIVLAVMGISRSPWLKLPARIYTDIFRGLPATVTILLIGQGFARIGRELFGPSPFPLGIAALSLIAGAYIGEIFRSGIQSVDKGQMEACRALSMSYSQGMRLIVVPQGIRRILPALVNQFIGNVKDSSLVYFLGLLTYQRDLFRVGQDQAVVTGNLSPLLLAGIFYLIITVPLTHLVNYIDDRLRTGKITRQAPVSGLEEVSEQAAQTTSRAAKKPDFKGGSLKISNLTMAYGEIEVLKDVSLEVPAGSVTCVIGPSGSGKSTLLRGLNRLVEPKSGAVTLDGSDVLTMHQETLRRRIGMVFQQFNLFPDHTALQNVSLALNKVKKLPLSEARALAEERLSDVGLASRMNHRPANLSGGQQQRVAIARTLAMEPEVILFDEVTSALDPELVKGVLELMTDLGKRGMTMIVVTHEMGFARKVADQVVFMDEGRIVEAGAPEQIFDNPKNERLKHFLQEVL, from the coding sequence ATGGATTGGTTAGAAACCTTACGGCGTAGCTTTCTGGATTTTGATGCTATGGCCTCTGTTCTGCCCAGCATGTTTTACATCGGGCTCAAGAACACTCTCATCCTCGCAGCATTTTCAACCTTTTTCGGCGTGCTGATCGGGATCGTGTTGGCTGTCATGGGCATTTCCCGCTCACCATGGCTCAAGCTGCCCGCCCGAATCTACACCGACATTTTCCGCGGCCTGCCCGCAACGGTCACCATCCTGTTGATCGGTCAGGGCTTTGCCCGCATCGGCCGGGAGTTGTTCGGCCCATCCCCCTTCCCGCTGGGGATCGCGGCGCTCAGTCTGATTGCCGGTGCCTATATCGGCGAGATTTTCCGCTCCGGCATCCAGAGTGTTGACAAGGGGCAGATGGAAGCGTGTCGCGCTCTGTCCATGAGTTACAGTCAGGGCATGCGTCTGATCGTGGTGCCACAGGGCATCCGACGCATCCTGCCCGCTCTGGTCAACCAGTTCATCGGCAACGTCAAGGATTCGAGCCTTGTCTACTTCCTCGGTCTCCTCACCTACCAGCGAGATCTGTTCCGCGTCGGGCAGGATCAGGCCGTCGTAACCGGCAACCTGTCGCCACTGCTGCTGGCCGGCATCTTCTACCTCATCATCACTGTGCCACTGACCCATCTGGTCAACTACATCGACGACCGGCTGCGCACGGGCAAGATCACCCGGCAGGCCCCGGTTTCCGGCCTTGAAGAGGTTTCCGAACAGGCAGCCCAGACCACCAGCCGCGCTGCCAAGAAGCCTGATTTCAAAGGTGGCAGCCTGAAGATCTCGAACCTCACCATGGCCTATGGAGAGATCGAGGTGTTGAAGGATGTTTCGCTGGAGGTGCCGGCAGGATCGGTCACCTGTGTGATTGGCCCTTCCGGGTCGGGCAAGTCCACCCTGCTGCGCGGTCTCAACCGTCTGGTAGAGCCCAAGTCCGGTGCTGTTACGCTCGATGGCAGCGACGTATTGACCATGCATCAGGAAACCCTCCGGCGCCGGATCGGCATGGTCTTCCAGCAGTTCAACCTGTTCCCGGACCATACTGCCCTGCAGAACGTCAGCCTTGCCCTCAACAAGGTCAAGAAGCTGCCGCTTTCCGAGGCGCGGGCACTGGCAGAAGAACGCCTGTCAGACGTGGGCCTTGCCTCGCGCATGAATCACCGTCCGGCCAACCTGTCCGGCGGCCAGCAGCAGCGCGTGGCCATCGCCCGCACATTGGCCATGGAGCCGGAAGTCATCCTGTTTGATGAAGTGACGAGCGCGCTCGATCCTGAATTGGTCAAGGGTGTGCTGGAACTGATGACGGATCTGGGCAAGCGCGGCATGACGATGATTGTGGTCACCCACGAAATGGGCTTTGCCCGCAAGGTGGCAGATCAGGTGGTCTTCATGGATGAAGGCCGCATCGTTGAAGCCGGAGCACCCGAACAGATCTTCGACAATCCGAAGAACGAGCGTCTCAAGCACTTCCTGCAGGAAGTGCTCTAG
- a CDS encoding cyclophilin-like fold protein produces the protein MSRPIPALSGFTVPPSVRAYCLVVWGILMLGAAMPPAAEASSKVRPVPVAKGFVLSDMKLAITSGAYRATFQLYDTKAARDFYRQLPLDLPLTNFRNAQWMFYPPEKLGVTDHEAYHDGLKGELSYYAPWGDVFMLYEDFYARDEMHRLGIGLTGIDQIAPMQGTISIRKLED, from the coding sequence ATGTCCCGCCCAATCCCCGCTTTGTCCGGATTTACAGTCCCTCCTTCAGTGCGCGCATATTGTCTGGTCGTCTGGGGTATCCTGATGCTCGGAGCAGCGATGCCCCCCGCGGCAGAGGCCTCCAGCAAGGTCCGCCCCGTTCCTGTCGCAAAAGGCTTTGTCCTCTCGGACATGAAGCTTGCCATCACGTCCGGCGCCTACCGGGCGACCTTTCAGCTCTATGACACGAAGGCCGCACGAGACTTCTATCGGCAACTGCCGCTGGATCTGCCACTGACCAACTTCCGCAATGCGCAGTGGATGTTCTATCCCCCCGAAAAGCTCGGGGTCACGGATCATGAGGCCTATCATGACGGCCTGAAGGGCGAGTTGAGCTATTATGCCCCCTGGGGCGATGTCTTCATGCTCTATGAGGACTTTTATGCCCGGGATGAAATGCACCGCCTTGGCATCGGCCTCACCGGCATCGATCAGATCGCCCCCATGCAAGGCACCATCAGTATCCGCAAGCTCGAAGACTGA
- a CDS encoding LysR family transcriptional regulator has translation MQIPRTTIEQWVVLQAVVRLGSFALAAEALNRSPSSISYTINKLQQGLGAELMIAEGRRAVLTELGRELLDAAAPLIEDFVELEAHVRSKTAVFSQRLSLDVDSLYPSSLLFEALSQFSMRYPDYRVDLKEHVRRAVVSESGAGWDLAISMPSPNLRSLHRLYESRFVQVARSDHPLVERKPTRSAMMRHTRVVVEGDEVIAGTESPKEGRFWVVESVEAIKAAILQGNCYGWIPQDTIQTELDNGTVRLLDLGPMATGSIPLELYMRQTAEASAPIRYLVECLIEVSARGAGRVDRAGT, from the coding sequence GTGCAGATCCCGAGAACAACGATAGAACAATGGGTTGTCCTGCAAGCCGTGGTACGTCTTGGCTCCTTTGCGCTGGCCGCGGAAGCCCTCAACAGAAGTCCCTCTTCAATCAGCTACACGATCAACAAATTGCAGCAGGGTCTGGGTGCCGAGCTGATGATTGCTGAGGGACGTCGGGCGGTTCTGACCGAGCTGGGGCGTGAGCTACTGGATGCTGCCGCGCCCTTGATCGAGGACTTTGTCGAGCTTGAGGCGCATGTGCGCAGCAAGACCGCCGTCTTTTCCCAACGGCTCAGTCTTGATGTCGACAGCCTTTATCCTTCGTCCCTGCTGTTTGAGGCGCTGTCGCAATTCTCGATGCGCTATCCGGACTATCGAGTGGATCTCAAGGAGCATGTCCGGCGTGCGGTGGTGTCCGAATCCGGCGCTGGCTGGGACCTGGCGATCTCCATGCCGTCGCCCAACCTGCGCAGTCTTCACCGGCTCTATGAAAGCCGCTTCGTTCAGGTGGCGCGCAGCGATCACCCGCTCGTTGAGCGCAAACCGACACGCTCGGCCATGATGCGCCATACGCGGGTCGTGGTAGAGGGGGACGAGGTGATTGCCGGAACGGAATCGCCAAAGGAAGGTCGGTTCTGGGTTGTCGAAAGCGTCGAGGCGATCAAGGCCGCGATCCTGCAGGGCAACTGCTACGGCTGGATACCGCAGGACACGATCCAGACCGAGCTCGATAACGGCACTGTCCGGTTGCTGGATCTGGGACCGATGGCCACCGGATCCATCCCGCTCGAGCTCTACATGCGCCAGACGGCCGAAGCAAGCGCCCCCATTCGCTATCTGGTCGAGTGTCTGATCGAGGTATCCGCTCGTGGAGCGGGCCGGGTGGATAGGGCAGGGACCTGA